A genomic window from Terriglobales bacterium includes:
- the glmU gene encoding bifunctional UDP-N-acetylglucosamine diphosphorylase/glucosamine-1-phosphate N-acetyltransferase GlmU, producing the protein MSSQDFAIAIMAAGKGTRLKSKRPKVLHEVGGKPLLAHVIRSAAEVVPVRNIFVIIGHEAERVRAAVAHTGVNFVLQAEQRGTGHAIQSARSELSRFGSFLVLSGDAPLIRPETIRRIRDFHTAQDAAMTILTARPADPTGYGRVLREGSTDRVAAIVEQKSLRPEQSTLGEINSGFYAFNSKRLFSHIDRLQTDNPHGEYYLTDMAALLVAEGQKVMAIRAEDPDEVLGGNTIAELVSLDANMRMRKARALMSQGVTIFRPETCVIDDEVSVAADTTIEPFVQLLGTTSIGENCRVRSYSVIRDSQIGNDVHVRYGCIIDESSIATAAILGPYSHVRPGSEIGEGAHVGNFVETKKTRLGKGSKANHLTYLGDAEIGAGVNIGAGTITCNYDGVHKHKTVIEDGAFVGSDSTLVAPVKIGQGSYVGAASCITAEVPADSLAIGRGVQVVKEGWAKRKREERRKTKEIG; encoded by the coding sequence ATGTCATCGCAGGATTTCGCAATTGCCATCATGGCTGCCGGGAAGGGAACTCGGCTCAAATCGAAGCGGCCTAAGGTTCTGCACGAAGTTGGGGGCAAGCCGCTGCTGGCGCACGTGATTCGATCTGCAGCGGAAGTGGTGCCGGTACGGAACATCTTCGTGATCATCGGACACGAAGCTGAGCGCGTGCGGGCGGCCGTCGCACATACCGGCGTCAATTTTGTGCTTCAGGCGGAGCAGCGAGGCACTGGGCACGCGATCCAGAGCGCTCGCAGCGAGCTTTCCCGTTTCGGGAGCTTCCTGGTGCTCTCGGGAGACGCGCCGCTCATTCGTCCTGAGACGATTCGCCGCATCCGCGACTTCCACACTGCTCAGGATGCCGCTATGACCATCCTTACTGCTCGCCCTGCAGATCCAACAGGATATGGACGAGTGTTGCGCGAAGGATCGACCGATCGCGTCGCCGCTATCGTCGAGCAGAAGTCGCTGCGGCCCGAGCAATCGACCCTCGGTGAAATCAATTCAGGCTTCTACGCTTTCAATTCCAAGCGGCTGTTTTCACATATCGATCGCCTGCAGACGGACAATCCTCACGGCGAGTATTACTTAACGGATATGGCTGCGCTGCTCGTAGCCGAAGGTCAGAAAGTGATGGCGATTCGCGCAGAAGATCCTGATGAAGTGCTCGGCGGAAATACGATCGCTGAACTCGTGAGCCTGGATGCCAACATGCGCATGCGCAAGGCGCGGGCGTTGATGAGCCAGGGGGTGACAATTTTTCGGCCCGAGACCTGCGTGATCGACGACGAAGTGAGCGTCGCTGCTGACACCACGATCGAACCGTTCGTGCAGCTCCTGGGAACGACTTCAATTGGGGAGAACTGCCGGGTGCGCTCGTACTCGGTAATCCGCGATTCCCAAATTGGGAACGATGTACACGTTCGGTACGGATGCATCATCGACGAGAGCTCGATCGCCACAGCCGCCATCCTCGGCCCGTATTCCCACGTGCGTCCCGGAAGCGAGATCGGCGAGGGCGCGCACGTCGGGAATTTTGTTGAAACCAAGAAGACGCGCCTGGGCAAGGGTTCGAAAGCCAATCACTTGACCTACCTGGGAGACGCTGAAATCGGAGCCGGCGTGAATATCGGCGCCGGAACGATCACCTGCAATTACGACGGAGTGCACAAGCACAAGACCGTGATCGAGGACGGCGCATTTGTGGGTAGCGATTCGACGCTGGTCGCTCCGGTGAAGATCGGCCAAGGATCCTATGTCGGGGCGGCGTCGTGCATCACCGCCGAGGTGCCGGCGGACTCGCTAGCGATTGGACGTGGCGTGCAGGTGGTGAAGGAAGGGTGGGCGAAACGCAAGCGGGAAGAGCGGCGAAAGACGAAGGAGATCGGGTGA
- a CDS encoding sigma-70 family RNA polymerase sigma factor, whose amino-acid sequence MSSRVDGIQLAAFLPIIRHAEQASVDHYRDVFEGNRHRVYSLSYYMTDNELTAEDVMSATFCRAFAASHKPDAETIDRALVTELRELTPIGNLTVQCQPATQVNQVRRNTRRADLERAVVQLPSTERLIFLMHDVENYDHARIARTIGISEMESKAGLFQARLKLRELLSN is encoded by the coding sequence ATGTCCAGCCGAGTCGACGGAATCCAGCTAGCAGCTTTTCTCCCCATTATTCGTCATGCCGAGCAGGCTTCTGTCGATCATTATCGCGATGTTTTTGAAGGGAACCGCCATCGCGTGTACTCGCTTTCGTATTACATGACAGATAATGAACTTACGGCCGAGGATGTAATGTCGGCTACCTTTTGCCGCGCTTTTGCGGCCAGCCACAAGCCGGATGCGGAAACCATCGACCGTGCTCTCGTGACTGAACTGCGCGAACTCACTCCAATCGGCAACCTCACCGTCCAGTGCCAACCAGCAACTCAGGTGAATCAAGTGCGCCGCAATACCCGGCGCGCCGATCTGGAGCGCGCGGTCGTGCAACTGCCCTCGACCGAGCGGCTGATCTTCCTTATGCACGATGTCGAGAATTACGACCACGCTCGCATCGCCCGCACCATCGGAATTTCGGAAATGGAATCGAAAGCGGGCCTCTTTCAGGCGCGGCTCAAACTCAGGGAACTTCTCTCGAATTAA
- a CDS encoding HD domain-containing phosphohydrolase has protein sequence MTPERILVVDDEEAIREIVSSMLQNAGYVTMQASSGKQALEILGSGEEFQLMLSDLMMAEMDGIALLDRVQDCYPDMPAIMVTAVHDISVALAAIRNGAYDYLLKPFERDQLLAMVKRALDHRKLRMENRAYQSNLESLVQARTEQLRQTMADLERSYDITLEALGDALDLKDAETEGHSKRVTAFTIAMARAMGMSGEKIRVIARGAFLHDIGKMAIPDAILRKPGALTQDEIMIMREHCARGYHMLKKIPFLADAAEIVYSHQEKYDGTGYPRGLVGDDIPIGARLFAVADTLDAITSDRPYRAAQTVQAAREEIKRFSGRQFDPKVVEIFLGMPESIWEDLRQEINSHARKYAYPAKFAESAV, from the coding sequence ATGACACCTGAACGGATTCTGGTCGTTGACGACGAAGAGGCGATACGCGAGATCGTCTCGTCGATGCTTCAGAATGCCGGCTATGTCACCATGCAGGCATCCTCAGGCAAGCAGGCTCTGGAAATTCTGGGATCAGGCGAAGAGTTCCAGCTCATGCTCTCTGACCTGATGATGGCGGAGATGGACGGCATCGCGCTGCTTGATCGCGTGCAGGATTGCTATCCGGATATGCCCGCGATCATGGTCACCGCAGTACACGACATCTCAGTCGCGCTGGCCGCGATCCGCAACGGCGCTTACGACTACCTGCTCAAGCCCTTCGAGCGCGACCAGCTCCTCGCCATGGTCAAGCGCGCCCTCGATCACCGCAAGCTGCGGATGGAAAATCGCGCGTATCAATCGAATCTTGAATCGCTGGTTCAAGCCCGCACGGAGCAGCTCCGCCAGACCATGGCCGACCTCGAGCGTTCGTACGACATCACGCTCGAAGCCCTGGGCGATGCGCTCGATCTTAAAGACGCCGAGACGGAAGGCCACTCCAAGCGCGTGACCGCATTCACGATCGCCATGGCGCGCGCGATGGGAATGTCGGGGGAGAAAATTCGTGTGATCGCACGCGGCGCTTTCCTGCACGACATCGGCAAGATGGCCATTCCCGACGCGATCCTCCGTAAGCCTGGAGCGCTCACGCAGGACGAGATCATGATCATGCGCGAGCACTGCGCCCGCGGCTACCACATGTTGAAGAAGATTCCGTTCCTCGCCGATGCCGCTGAAATCGTCTATTCGCACCAGGAAAAGTACGACGGCACTGGATATCCACGCGGCCTCGTAGGTGACGACATTCCCATCGGGGCGCGCTTATTCGCGGTCGCCGACACCCTCGATGCCATCACCTCAGATCGTCCGTATCGGGCAGCCCAGACCGTGCAAGCGGCGCGCGAAGAGATCAAACGTTTCTCGGGACGGCAGTTCGATCCAAAAGTGGTTGAAATATTTTTGGGAATGCCCGAATCGATTTGGGAAGACCTGCGCCAGGAAATCAACTCCCACGCCCGCAAGTACGCCTATCCCGCCAAGTTCGCCGAGTCGGCAGTTTAA
- a CDS encoding EamA family transporter has translation MQEVEQSTPAHRHVHSMNFLRYLLLAFIVIGSTFGDVYVAKGMKQIGEISIHRLRDLILAPLHPYVALGIALLALFYFSYLASLSWADLSYIMPSTTFGYVLTALLAHFMLGERVPLTRWIGIAMISLGVGLITGGHSLTVVPTPEGVSPHLEIKPEARS, from the coding sequence ATGCAAGAAGTCGAACAAAGCACACCTGCGCACCGGCATGTCCACAGCATGAACTTTCTGCGTTATCTGCTGCTGGCCTTCATCGTCATCGGCAGCACGTTTGGTGACGTGTATGTCGCCAAGGGGATGAAGCAGATTGGAGAAATTTCCATCCATCGCTTGCGCGATCTGATTCTGGCTCCGCTGCATCCTTACGTAGCACTCGGAATCGCCCTGCTGGCGCTCTTTTACTTTTCTTACCTTGCCTCGCTCTCCTGGGCGGATTTGTCGTACATCATGCCTTCCACAACCTTCGGCTACGTGCTCACCGCATTGCTCGCGCATTTCATGCTGGGCGAGCGTGTGCCCCTTACACGCTGGATTGGAATCGCGATGATCAGCCTCGGTGTCGGATTGATCACAGGAGGTCACTCCCTGACCGTAGTGCCGACTCCGGAAGGCGTGAGCCCCCACCTCGAAATAAAGCCGGAGGCGCGATCGTGA
- a CDS encoding type II toxin-antitoxin system Phd/YefM family antitoxin — protein sequence MKTIPAGEFKSKCLQLMDKVQRTRRPITITKRGKPVAKLVPVEQEQDEWFGRLRGEMKIVGDIVSPIDPPEAWESTR from the coding sequence ATGAAAACTATTCCCGCCGGGGAGTTCAAATCGAAGTGTCTGCAGTTGATGGACAAAGTGCAGCGCACTAGGAGACCCATTACGATCACTAAACGTGGAAAGCCCGTCGCGAAACTTGTGCCGGTTGAGCAAGAGCAGGATGAGTGGTTTGGTCGATTGCGGGGCGAAATGAAAATTGTCGGAGACATCGTATCCCCGATTGATCCACCCGAAGCCTGGGAATCGACTCGGTGA
- a CDS encoding type II toxin-antitoxin system VapC family toxin, with translation MILIDTHILVWASMHPDRLSRAAKLAMEKARQDDGLGIASITMWELARIFYRGRIQTTRTVQSAVEELSLGVTIQELTPEIVSIAAELPEPYPRDPADRLIGATARALGIPLVTADASIIASRAVETIW, from the coding sequence GTGATCCTCATCGACACTCACATCCTTGTGTGGGCTTCGATGCATCCAGATCGTCTCTCCCGTGCGGCGAAGCTGGCGATGGAGAAGGCACGGCAAGACGATGGGCTCGGGATTGCCTCGATCACCATGTGGGAATTAGCACGTATCTTTTATCGGGGAAGAATTCAGACGACACGTACTGTGCAGTCCGCTGTTGAAGAATTGAGTTTGGGGGTTACCATCCAGGAACTTACGCCCGAGATTGTATCGATCGCTGCAGAACTGCCGGAACCATATCCGCGTGATCCGGCAGACAGATTGATCGGTGCCACGGCTCGGGCATTGGGCATTCCACTCGTAACAGCGGACGCTTCGATCATTGCAAGTCGCGCTGTCGAAACGATCTGGTGA
- the hpnE gene encoding hydroxysqualene dehydroxylase HpnE yields the protein MDKQQSARVGIIGGGIAGLSAACALADSGFEVTVFERRPFVGGRASSYEHPGTGETVDNCQHVLLGCCTNLLDFYRRIGVSDKIRWFDTLTFIEPGGRRSEIAPSALPAPLHTAPSFLKAASLSVGDKLAIARAMLALMGPLPPDSPKSFFDWLRQHNQTQRAIDRFWKVVLVSAINEDLDRISVRYGAQVFRESFLKSAEAGKMGVPTVPLSDLYASAIGYIEQRGGRVLLRNSIEAVVPSSEQVVLQGAGLSESFDYAILAVPYYALGKLLPAQNGTGSLSTTLRQQLEQFENSPITGIHLWLDREITQLPHAVLLDRTIQWMFQKSKLQPQRQQENSQGSYIELVVSSSKPLVEMGRQEIIDLALRELDEFFPAAKTATLLKATVVKEVHATYSALPGSDSYRPNSRSPWPRIFLAGDWTATGWPATMEGAVRSGYRAAEAAAASAGIQQQFSVLDLPAKGLMKLFVR from the coding sequence ATGGACAAACAACAGAGTGCCAGAGTGGGAATCATCGGCGGCGGCATTGCCGGGCTCTCTGCTGCATGCGCTCTGGCGGATTCAGGATTTGAAGTTACGGTCTTCGAGCGGCGTCCATTCGTTGGCGGACGTGCATCTTCGTACGAGCATCCGGGAACGGGAGAGACGGTCGATAACTGCCAGCATGTGCTGCTCGGCTGTTGCACCAATTTGCTCGACTTCTATCGCCGCATCGGGGTTTCCGACAAGATTCGTTGGTTCGACACGCTGACGTTCATTGAACCAGGCGGGCGCCGCTCCGAGATTGCACCGTCTGCATTACCAGCGCCGCTTCATACGGCCCCTTCGTTTTTAAAAGCAGCCTCACTCTCTGTAGGCGACAAGCTGGCAATCGCGCGCGCCATGCTCGCACTTATGGGACCGCTCCCTCCGGATAGTCCCAAGAGCTTCTTCGATTGGCTGCGTCAGCACAATCAGACACAACGAGCCATTGATCGCTTCTGGAAGGTAGTCCTGGTAAGCGCAATCAACGAGGACTTGGATCGCATCTCAGTCCGCTATGGCGCACAGGTCTTTCGCGAGTCGTTCCTGAAGTCTGCAGAAGCGGGAAAGATGGGCGTGCCCACTGTTCCGCTTTCGGACTTATACGCAAGCGCAATCGGCTACATCGAGCAGCGTGGCGGCCGCGTGTTATTGCGCAACAGCATTGAAGCCGTGGTTCCGAGCTCCGAGCAAGTTGTTCTTCAAGGGGCAGGGCTTTCGGAGTCATTCGATTACGCAATTCTCGCCGTTCCTTACTATGCGCTCGGCAAGCTACTACCTGCCCAAAATGGGACAGGATCCTTAAGCACCACACTGCGTCAGCAACTCGAGCAATTCGAGAATTCGCCAATCACAGGAATCCATCTCTGGTTAGATCGCGAGATCACCCAACTTCCTCATGCAGTGCTCCTCGACCGCACCATCCAGTGGATGTTCCAGAAATCGAAGCTCCAGCCGCAGCGGCAGCAAGAGAATTCGCAGGGCAGCTATATCGAGCTAGTCGTCAGCTCGTCGAAGCCGCTTGTCGAAATGGGACGGCAGGAGATTATTGACCTTGCCCTGCGCGAATTAGATGAATTCTTCCCTGCCGCGAAAACCGCTACGCTGTTGAAGGCGACGGTGGTAAAGGAAGTTCACGCGACGTACTCCGCGCTGCCCGGCTCGGACTCTTATCGGCCCAATTCGCGTTCACCGTGGCCAAGAATCTTTCTCGCCGGAGACTGGACTGCAACCGGCTGGCCGGCAACCATGGAAGGAGCGGTGAGGAGTGGATACAGGGCTGCAGAAGCCGCTGCTGCCTCGGCGGGCATTCAACAGCAATTCTCAGTGTTGGATTTACCTGCGAAGGGTCTGATGAAGTTGTTCGTCAGATGA
- a CDS encoding phytoene/squalene synthase family protein — MSDPRINMAYAVCRGIARREARNFYYSFLALPRAKRNALSAVYAFMRHADDLSDDQARSVEERKSRLSSWLAEWQRVESGTPSDDPVFMALADAQKKFQIPPKLLDQLVQGTSMDLEAARREIAPEHQSSGGTATLAVVRVHRTFAELYRYCYLVASVVGLVCIRIYGYEDRRAEDLAERCGVAFQLTNIIRDVKEDASLGRVYFPEEDLAKFGLAVEDFLNDGGKRLDAERLRALLAFEADRAREYYRSGFELIPLIHRDSRAALWVMVTIYSRLLEKIAKSNYDVLRRRVRLSTAEKFVILGRGVVKSIFRTV, encoded by the coding sequence GTGAGCGACCCGCGCATAAACATGGCGTATGCCGTCTGTCGCGGGATCGCACGACGCGAAGCGCGCAACTTCTACTACTCGTTCCTGGCACTTCCGCGCGCCAAGCGCAACGCGCTGTCGGCTGTTTACGCATTCATGCGCCATGCCGACGATTTGAGTGACGATCAAGCGCGCTCAGTCGAAGAACGCAAATCGCGGCTAAGCAGTTGGCTGGCGGAGTGGCAACGCGTCGAATCTGGGACTCCGAGCGACGATCCTGTTTTTATGGCTTTGGCCGATGCGCAAAAGAAATTCCAGATTCCGCCCAAACTTCTCGATCAGCTTGTGCAAGGAACCAGCATGGATCTTGAAGCGGCCAGGCGGGAAATCGCCCCTGAGCATCAATCGAGCGGAGGAACTGCGACTCTCGCTGTTGTTCGCGTGCACCGCACGTTTGCAGAGCTGTATCGCTACTGCTATCTCGTCGCGTCCGTCGTCGGATTGGTGTGCATTCGCATTTATGGCTATGAAGACCGCCGAGCTGAAGACTTAGCCGAGCGCTGTGGCGTGGCCTTCCAGCTGACCAACATTATTCGGGACGTGAAGGAAGACGCGTCTCTTGGCCGGGTGTATTTTCCTGAAGAGGATCTAGCAAAATTCGGCTTGGCTGTCGAAGATTTTCTGAACGATGGCGGAAAGCGCCTCGATGCGGAGCGTCTGCGCGCATTGCTCGCCTTCGAGGCAGACCGCGCGCGCGAATATTACAGATCCGGATTCGAGCTGATTCCACTCATTCACCGCGACAGCCGCGCAGCGCTGTGGGTGATGGTCACCATTTACAGCCGATTGCTAGAGAAGATTGCGAAGAGCAACTACGACGTGCTTCGTCGTCGCGTCCGCCTGAGTACTGCCGAGAAATTCGTGATACTTGGCCGCGGGGTTGTGAAGTCGATCTTTCGCACCGTGTAG
- the hpnC gene encoding squalene synthase HpnC: MQSSLAQSGTGTGWSALPPEYAIPQTPPSLEEARAYCERLARSHYENFSVATWFLPEKLRPHFYSIYAYCRISDDLGDEVGNAQQSLALLDEWEEELNACYAGAPRHPVFVALRPTILECKIPRDPFANLLVAFRQDQTVTRYRTFDDLLGYCVNSANPVGRLVLYACGYSDPERQQLSDFTCTALQLANFWQDVSVDYRKGRIYLPLEDLERYGVAEAQIAERRFTPEFRQLMQFEVERAREWFQRGRPLIGMVDRELAIDIELFSRGGEEILNCIERQDFDVLRARPAISKSRKLGLVAKAAAQALWSRL; this comes from the coding sequence ATGCAAAGCTCCCTCGCCCAGAGTGGAACCGGTACTGGATGGTCGGCTCTTCCTCCTGAATACGCCATTCCGCAAACCCCACCGTCGCTCGAAGAAGCGCGCGCGTATTGCGAGCGCCTGGCGCGCAGCCATTACGAGAACTTCAGCGTAGCTACATGGTTCTTGCCGGAGAAACTGCGGCCGCACTTCTACAGCATCTACGCGTACTGCCGAATCTCGGACGATTTGGGCGATGAAGTCGGCAATGCCCAGCAGTCACTCGCGCTGCTCGATGAATGGGAAGAAGAGCTGAACGCCTGCTATGCCGGAGCGCCGCGGCATCCGGTGTTTGTTGCGCTTCGGCCGACGATTCTCGAATGCAAGATTCCCCGCGATCCTTTCGCGAATCTGCTGGTTGCTTTTCGGCAGGATCAGACCGTTACTCGTTACCGCACCTTCGACGATCTGCTCGGATACTGCGTGAACTCGGCAAATCCAGTCGGTCGGCTTGTCTTGTATGCCTGCGGGTATTCCGATCCAGAGCGCCAGCAGCTTTCCGACTTCACGTGCACTGCACTCCAGCTCGCGAATTTCTGGCAGGACGTTTCGGTCGATTACCGCAAAGGCCGCATTTACCTTCCGCTCGAAGATCTCGAGCGCTACGGAGTGGCCGAAGCCCAAATTGCCGAGCGGCGTTTCACACCCGAATTCCGCCAGCTCATGCAGTTCGAAGTGGAAAGAGCGCGTGAGTGGTTCCAGCGCGGGCGTCCACTCATCGGAATGGTCGATCGCGAATTGGCGATTGATATTGAGCTGTTCAGCCGCGGTGGCGAAGAGATTCTGAACTGCATCGAGCGCCAGGATTTTGACGTGCTGCGCGCGCGTCCTGCGATTTCGAAATCGCGCAAGCTGGGCCTGGTCGCCAAAGCCGCCGCGCAGGCGCTCTGGAGCAGGCTGTGA
- a CDS encoding zinc-binding dehydrogenase — translation MKAAVLYGKEDVKIEKVPIPRVAEGEVLIKVQVALTCGTDVKVFQRGYHARMIQPPALFGHELAGTIEEVGAGVKDFRPGMRVVALNSAPCGVCFFCLKKQPNLCEDLLFINGAYAEYIKVPRRIVEVNMLRIPDNVSFEAAAMCEPLACVLHGLNETHPEPGDSVVVIGAGPIGLMFMQVAKLSGTRVIAVVKRDEQVKDAQRFGADEVVQITAVDDPIEAVRALTPKRRGADVVIEAVGRPQAWQWAVDMVRKGGTVNFFGGCASGTKVELDTQRLHYSQITLKATFHHTPEMVRKAFGLITQNKIQSSDYVTGEAPLSNLKKVLQKMLDRSGEIKTAIIPGRI, via the coding sequence ATGAAGGCCGCCGTCCTCTACGGTAAGGAGGACGTAAAAATCGAGAAGGTGCCGATCCCCCGCGTGGCCGAGGGAGAGGTTCTGATCAAAGTCCAGGTGGCCCTCACCTGCGGTACCGACGTCAAGGTCTTCCAGCGCGGATACCACGCGCGCATGATCCAGCCTCCTGCTCTCTTCGGGCACGAACTCGCGGGGACGATCGAAGAAGTGGGCGCAGGCGTGAAGGACTTCCGCCCGGGAATGCGCGTTGTTGCGCTGAACTCTGCACCGTGCGGCGTGTGCTTCTTCTGCCTGAAGAAGCAGCCGAACCTGTGCGAAGACCTGCTTTTCATAAACGGAGCTTACGCCGAGTACATCAAAGTTCCCCGCCGCATCGTTGAAGTCAACATGCTGCGGATTCCCGATAACGTCAGCTTCGAAGCTGCGGCGATGTGCGAGCCGCTGGCGTGCGTCCTGCACGGATTAAACGAAACGCATCCGGAGCCGGGTGACAGCGTCGTTGTAATCGGCGCTGGTCCGATTGGGCTTATGTTCATGCAGGTTGCCAAGCTGAGCGGCACGCGAGTAATCGCGGTGGTCAAGCGCGACGAGCAGGTCAAAGATGCTCAGCGCTTCGGCGCCGATGAGGTCGTACAGATCACCGCGGTCGATGATCCTATCGAGGCAGTTCGCGCATTGACGCCGAAGCGGCGTGGAGCAGATGTCGTAATCGAAGCCGTAGGACGTCCCCAGGCCTGGCAGTGGGCTGTGGACATGGTTCGCAAAGGCGGCACCGTGAACTTCTTCGGCGGATGCGCCAGTGGGACCAAAGTGGAACTGGATACCCAGCGCCTGCATTATTCACAGATCACGCTGAAGGCGACTTTCCACCATACTCCCGAAATGGTACGCAAGGCGTTCGGTCTGATCACGCAGAACAAAATCCAGAGCTCCGACTACGTGACCGGCGAAGCGCCTCTCTCGAACCTGAAAAAAGTGCTGCAGAAGATGCTTGATCGCAGCGGCGAGATCAAAACGGCCATTATCCCGGGCCGGATCTAA